A genomic segment from Chloroflexota bacterium encodes:
- the thrC gene encoding threonine synthase → MNQLTCTECLASYPLKEPRWRCDCGGTLDIDFQPVFDLTQIKGRKPTMWRYREAIPLGDDDNIISLDEGFTPLTEVVIDGKAVLIKQDQLFPTGSYKDRGASVLISKVKELGIKEVVEDSSGNAGAAIAAYCARASVKCHIYVPQNTSAGKLAQIQLYGAVLHQIPGSREDTAQAALLAAEKMYYASHAWNPFFFQGTKTFAFEVCEQLGWKSPDTVILPVGNGTLLLGAYTGFKELLRAGITDRLPRIIGVQAENCAPLYRAYKDNLAEVPPAETKETLAEGIAIARPVRGRQIFDAVRQTGGEFLAVSEEEIKRSLLEICRKGSYIEPTSAATIAGIKKYLPNSNPGEVVVSVFTGHGLKATEKMLKLM, encoded by the coding sequence ATGAACCAGCTTACCTGCACCGAGTGCCTGGCATCATACCCTTTGAAGGAACCGCGATGGCGATGTGACTGCGGCGGCACTCTGGATATCGACTTTCAGCCTGTATTTGACCTGACCCAGATAAAAGGGAGAAAGCCAACCATGTGGCGCTACCGTGAGGCTATCCCTTTGGGGGACGACGACAATATCATTTCTCTCGATGAGGGATTTACACCGTTAACAGAAGTCGTAATTGACGGGAAAGCCGTGCTCATCAAACAGGACCAGCTGTTCCCCACCGGCTCCTACAAGGATAGAGGAGCCTCCGTTCTTATCAGCAAGGTGAAGGAACTGGGCATAAAAGAAGTGGTTGAGGATTCCTCCGGGAATGCCGGTGCCGCAATTGCCGCCTACTGCGCACGCGCCAGCGTTAAATGCCACATTTACGTGCCCCAAAATACCTCCGCAGGAAAGCTCGCCCAGATACAGCTTTACGGAGCGGTACTGCACCAGATACCGGGTAGCCGGGAGGACACGGCGCAGGCAGCCTTACTGGCGGCAGAGAAGATGTACTACGCCAGCCACGCCTGGAACCCGTTTTTCTTCCAGGGCACCAAAACCTTTGCCTTTGAAGTGTGCGAGCAGCTTGGCTGGAAATCTCCTGACACCGTTATCCTGCCCGTTGGCAACGGAACGCTTCTGCTGGGTGCCTACACCGGCTTTAAAGAACTTCTACGGGCAGGGATTACCGACCGTCTGCCCCGAATCATAGGCGTTCAGGCGGAAAACTGTGCCCCCCTTTACCGCGCTTACAAAGATAACCTGGCAGAAGTCCCGCCAGCAGAAACGAAAGAAACTCTGGCCGAGGGTATCGCCATTGCCCGGCCGGTAAGAGGCAGACAGATATTCGATGCCGTCAGGCAGACCGGGGGTGAATTCTTAGCGGTGAGTGAGGAAGAAATCAAGAGGTCGCTTCTGGAAATCTGCCGAAAGGGCTCTTACATCGAACCCACATCGGCGGCCACCATCGCCGGCATCAAGAAGTACCTCCCCAATTCAAATCCGGGTGAAGTCGTGGTCTCCGTTTTCACCGGCCACGGTCTGAAGGCCACCGAGAAAATGCTGAAACTGATGTAG
- the fabG gene encoding 3-oxoacyl-[acyl-carrier-protein] reductase — MEPKELEGKVALVTGASRGLGRAIALRLASLGSRVAINYLTSDEAAASLSKEIKMGGGEAMLAKANVADAKEVRTMVRKIVDRWGKLDILVNNAGIVKDDLLPRMADETWDEVINTNLRGAYLCTKFAVRSMMEQLWGRVINIASLAGIVGNTGQANYSAAKGGLIAFTKSVARELGSRNITVNAIAPGFITTEMTDKLPQETKDVILSRIPLKRFGTPDDIAELVAFLASERASYITAQVICIDGGVI; from the coding sequence ATGGAACCGAAAGAACTGGAAGGGAAAGTAGCACTCGTTACCGGCGCTTCGAGAGGCCTGGGCAGGGCCATCGCCCTCAGGCTGGCCAGCCTGGGCTCAAGGGTCGCCATCAACTATCTGACCAGTGATGAGGCGGCAGCCAGCCTGTCAAAGGAGATAAAAATGGGCGGTGGGGAGGCAATGCTGGCCAAGGCAAACGTTGCCGACGCAAAAGAAGTCAGAACGATGGTTCGTAAAATCGTGGACCGGTGGGGGAAACTGGATATCCTGGTGAACAATGCGGGCATAGTCAAAGACGACCTCCTGCCCAGGATGGCTGATGAGACGTGGGACGAGGTGATAAACACCAATCTGCGCGGCGCTTACCTCTGCACCAAGTTTGCCGTGCGCTCCATGATGGAACAGCTCTGGGGCAGGGTCATAAACATCGCTTCTCTCGCCGGTATTGTGGGGAACACGGGACAGGCGAATTATTCGGCAGCCAAGGGAGGGCTTATCGCGTTCACCAAGAGCGTTGCCCGCGAGCTAGGCTCGAGGAATATAACGGTAAACGCCATTGCCCCCGGCTTTATTACCACCGAGATGACCGACAAACTGCCTCAGGAGACCAAAGATGTCATCCTGTCCCGTATTCCGTTAAAGCGTTTCGGCACACCGGATGATATCGCCGAGCTCGTTGCCTTTCTGGCCAGCGAGCGGGCGAGCTACATTACAGCGCAGGTTATCTGCATTGATGGCGGTGTAATATAA
- a CDS encoding DegV family protein: MSKVGIVTDTTSCLPPELVKEYDIRIVPVGLVIGGKHYRDTDLTNEEFWQLFYAANGASTTAAPSPGDFASVFEELGKSTDGIVCIFVSKALSATFEAATKGKELVKEKNPKINIEIIDSMTSTGALGFIVLESARAAKAGKSLDEVVKITNDMIPRVKFVTAMDTLKYLIKSGRAPKIAMLGDVFGVKPLIGMVSNTGLVENLGRARGKKKALAKIVELAKEHIEPGKPVHAMFHYTDSIADGETLQEMVTSQIDCKEVYLTPYTPVMASATGAVVAFAFYTE; encoded by the coding sequence ATGTCCAAAGTAGGTATCGTTACTGACACCACAAGCTGTCTGCCCCCGGAGCTGGTCAAGGAGTATGACATTCGCATCGTGCCGGTGGGTCTGGTCATTGGCGGCAAACATTACAGGGACACAGACCTGACCAACGAGGAATTCTGGCAGCTCTTCTATGCCGCCAACGGAGCATCCACCACAGCCGCTCCCAGCCCGGGTGATTTCGCCAGCGTCTTTGAAGAGCTGGGCAAGTCCACCGATGGCATCGTCTGTATCTTCGTTTCCAAAGCGCTGAGCGCCACCTTTGAGGCTGCCACAAAGGGCAAAGAGCTGGTAAAGGAGAAAAATCCCAAAATCAACATTGAGATTATCGATAGCATGACATCAACCGGTGCCCTCGGTTTCATCGTTCTGGAATCGGCTCGTGCCGCCAAAGCGGGTAAGAGCCTCGATGAAGTTGTTAAGATAACCAATGATATGATTCCCCGGGTGAAGTTCGTCACCGCCATGGACACGCTGAAATACCTCATTAAAAGCGGTCGTGCCCCGAAGATAGCGATGCTCGGTGATGTGTTTGGGGTGAAACCGCTCATCGGCATGGTCAGCAACACCGGGCTGGTGGAGAACCTGGGCCGGGCCAGGGGAAAGAAGAAAGCCCTAGCCAAAATCGTCGAGCTTGCCAAGGAGCATATTGAACCGGGGAAACCGGTACATGCCATGTTCCACTACACCGATAGCATTGCTGATGGCGAAACGCTCCAGGAAATGGTTACCTCGCAGATAGACTGCAAAGAGGTATATTTGACGCCCTACACTCCGGTCATGGCATCGGCGACGGGCGCGGTGGTGGCGTTCGCCTTCTATACTGAATAG
- a CDS encoding Rid family detoxifying hydrolase translates to MKVIFTENAPRPAGHYSQAIVHGDTVYVCGQLPIEPKSGEKKTGPIEEQTEQVLKNLAEILQAAGSDLNHVLRVTVYVADMSLWERLNAVYARFFGEHRPARTVVPAPNLHFGFQVEIDAIAAVKA, encoded by the coding sequence GTGAAGGTGATATTTACGGAAAATGCGCCCAGACCGGCGGGACACTACTCGCAGGCCATCGTCCACGGCGATACTGTATATGTATGCGGTCAGCTACCGATTGAGCCAAAATCCGGAGAGAAAAAAACCGGCCCGATTGAAGAGCAGACGGAACAGGTACTGAAAAACCTGGCCGAGATATTGCAAGCCGCCGGCAGCGATTTGAATCACGTGTTGAGGGTAACCGTTTACGTCGCTGATATGTCGCTCTGGGAGCGATTAAACGCGGTGTATGCTCGGTTTTTCGGCGAGCACCGGCCGGCGCGTACTGTGGTGCCGGCACCGAATTTACACTTTGGCTTCCAGGTTGAAATCGACGCCATTGCCGCCGTTAAAGCATAA